The following proteins come from a genomic window of Aequorivita marisscotiae:
- a CDS encoding NAD-dependent epimerase/dehydratase family protein, which yields MKKRILIIGACGQIGTELTLYLREKFGNHKVIASDIREGEAELMQSGPFEILDAMNYDAIQEVVIRYEITDVYLMAAMLSATAEKFPMKGWNLNMNSLFHVLNLAKDKKIEKIFWPSSIAVFGPTTPKIDTPQRTVMEPSTVYGISKQTGERWCEYYFKRYGVDVRSVRYPGLISYKTLPGGGTTDYAVDIYHKALKHKKYICFLNAETTLPMMFMDDAIKATVNIMEADTEKIKTRNAYNLSGMSFNPEEITASIKKHIPEFKISYEPDFRQAIADSWPQSIDDSEARDDWGWKSEISLDEMTEIMLTNLNDKY from the coding sequence ATGAAAAAACGGATTTTAATTATAGGCGCCTGTGGCCAAATAGGTACTGAATTAACCCTTTATTTACGCGAAAAATTTGGCAATCATAAAGTAATTGCGAGCGATATAAGAGAAGGCGAGGCAGAGCTTATGCAGAGCGGACCTTTTGAAATTTTGGACGCTATGAATTACGACGCTATTCAGGAAGTAGTAATTAGATACGAAATAACAGACGTTTATTTAATGGCTGCGATGCTATCGGCCACTGCCGAAAAATTTCCGATGAAGGGTTGGAACTTAAATATGAATTCACTTTTTCACGTGCTGAATTTAGCAAAAGATAAAAAAATTGAAAAGATATTTTGGCCTTCAAGTATAGCTGTATTTGGTCCAACCACTCCTAAAATAGATACGCCGCAACGCACCGTGATGGAGCCGAGTACTGTTTACGGAATTAGCAAGCAAACTGGTGAGCGTTGGTGCGAATATTATTTTAAGCGGTACGGGGTAGATGTACGTAGCGTTCGGTATCCGGGGCTCATTAGCTACAAAACCCTACCAGGAGGCGGAACTACAGATTATGCGGTAGATATTTATCACAAAGCATTAAAACATAAAAAATACATTTGCTTTTTAAATGCTGAAACTACCTTGCCTATGATGTTTATGGACGACGCTATTAAAGCCACTGTAAATATTATGGAAGCCGATACGGAAAAAATTAAAACGCGGAATGCTTACAATCTTTCGGGCATGAGCTTTAATCCTGAGGAAATAACTGCAAGTATTAAAAAGCACATTCCTGAGTTTAAAATAAGTTATGAGCCAGATTTTAGACAAGCCATTGCAGATAGCTGGCCGCAAAGTATTGATGACAGCGAAGCACGTGATGATTGGGGTTGGAAAAGCGAAATTTCTTTAGATGAAATGACCGAAATAATGCTTACAAACCTAAACGATAAATATTAG
- a CDS encoding ribonucleotide-diphosphate reductase subunit beta: protein MEITHVIKRDFTTKLFHLQKITDAVLKAMTAAKHGSLEDAQRISEKVYAALLDRKNQDSKYIPTVEEVQDFVETKLMEGGFFDVAKGYILYRNQQTQKRKLNIFEKRINLKPYEYPALYEYVPAIRHSYWIHTEFNFTSDIQDFKTRLTNVEQSAIKNTMLAISQIEVAVKSFWGDIYHRMPKPEIGSVGATFAESEVRHHDAYSHLLEILGLNEEFKDLKKKPVIMMRVHYLETALKNAKSEDNKEYAESILLFSLFIEHVSLFSQFLIIMAFNKHKNMLKGISNVVEATSKEEQIHGDFGIDIIKIIKEENPEWFDESYNAMIQEICKEAFTAESRIVDWIFEEGELDFLPKAVVNEFIKNRFNNSLESIGIEKIFEIDETLLAQTEWFDDEIIGTKHGDFFVKRSINYSKRTQSITSDDLF, encoded by the coding sequence ATGGAAATTACCCACGTTATTAAAAGAGATTTCACCACAAAACTATTTCATTTACAGAAAATTACCGATGCAGTTTTAAAGGCAATGACCGCTGCAAAACACGGTAGTTTAGAAGATGCACAACGGATATCAGAAAAAGTTTATGCTGCCCTACTCGACCGAAAAAATCAAGACAGTAAATATATTCCTACAGTAGAGGAGGTTCAGGATTTTGTGGAAACTAAATTAATGGAAGGCGGTTTTTTTGATGTTGCCAAAGGATATATTCTCTATAGAAATCAACAAACCCAAAAACGAAAACTCAATATTTTTGAAAAACGCATAAACCTAAAACCATACGAATATCCCGCCTTGTACGAATATGTACCTGCCATCAGACACTCATACTGGATACACACAGAGTTTAATTTTACGAGCGATATCCAAGATTTTAAAACCAGACTAACCAATGTAGAACAAAGCGCTATTAAAAACACCATGCTTGCAATTTCGCAGATTGAAGTTGCCGTAAAAAGCTTTTGGGGCGACATATACCACCGTATGCCAAAACCCGAAATTGGTTCGGTAGGAGCAACATTTGCCGAAAGCGAAGTTCGCCATCACGATGCCTACTCGCATCTCCTCGAAATTTTGGGTTTAAATGAAGAATTTAAAGACCTCAAAAAAAAGCCGGTCATTATGATGCGCGTACATTACCTTGAAACCGCACTCAAAAATGCTAAAAGTGAAGACAATAAAGAATATGCCGAATCTATATTGTTGTTCTCTCTTTTTATTGAACACGTTTCCCTCTTCTCCCAGTTTTTAATCATTATGGCTTTCAACAAGCATAAAAATATGCTTAAGGGAATTTCAAATGTGGTTGAAGCCACTTCAAAAGAAGAACAAATACACGGAGATTTCGGAATAGATATTATTAAAATTATAAAAGAAGAAAACCCAGAGTGGTTTGATGAAAGTTACAACGCCATGATTCAGGAAATCTGCAAGGAAGCCTTTACTGCCGAAAGCAGAATAGTAGATTGGATATTTGAAGAAGGCGAATTAGATTTCTTGCCGAAAGCAGTTGTAAACGAATTTATAAAAAACCGATTTAACAATTCGCTTGAAAGCATCGGAATTGAAAAAATATTTGAAATAGACGAAACCCTCTTGGCACAGACCGAATGGTTTGACGATGAAATTATCGGTACCAAACACGGTGATTTTTTCGTAAAACGCTCCATCAATTACAGTAAAAGAACTCAAAGTATAACCAGTGATGACCTTTTTTAA
- a CDS encoding SdiA-regulated domain-containing protein — protein sequence MRENKIAFLIIVGVLAFVGILWYAFENPALNPRLEEETYTIIRKWDMPLELNEISGIRWISENRIAAVQDEEGIIFIYNLKTNLVEKKISFGKSGDYEAITTTDSAAYVMESSGRLFEVEGFLSDTFTTNEYQVPFSGRNNMESLVADTLKNRLLFTVKDKDPNSEAYKGIYAFNLETKQTSSLPVLKIPLDSSIFKPKDADDDVEASTNFFPSDMAIHPKTGHYYILEGKYPQMLIMDSLGKPLKLHRLYKESFAQPEGITFAPDGTLYISNEGKNGTANILEVIFNEDK from the coding sequence ATGAGAGAAAATAAAATAGCTTTTTTAATTATTGTTGGAGTTTTGGCGTTTGTTGGGATACTTTGGTACGCCTTTGAAAATCCAGCACTCAATCCTCGATTGGAAGAAGAAACCTATACCATTATACGCAAATGGGACATGCCTTTGGAGTTAAATGAAATTAGTGGCATTCGATGGATTTCAGAAAACAGAATTGCCGCCGTGCAGGACGAAGAGGGAATAATTTTTATTTATAACCTTAAGACAAATCTTGTAGAAAAAAAGATTTCCTTTGGAAAATCTGGAGACTACGAAGCAATAACCACTACAGATAGTGCCGCATATGTAATGGAAAGCAGCGGCCGCCTTTTTGAAGTAGAAGGTTTTTTAAGCGATACTTTCACCACAAATGAATATCAAGTGCCTTTTTCCGGCAGAAACAATATGGAATCATTGGTTGCCGATACCCTTAAAAACAGACTTCTTTTTACTGTTAAAGACAAGGATCCCAACAGCGAGGCATATAAAGGAATATATGCGTTCAACCTAGAAACTAAACAAACAAGTAGCTTGCCTGTTTTAAAAATTCCTTTAGATAGTTCCATTTTTAAACCGAAGGATGCCGATGACGATGTTGAAGCTTCAACTAATTTTTTCCCGTCAGATATGGCAATTCATCCTAAAACAGGACACTATTATATTCTGGAAGGAAAATATCCGCAGATGTTAATAATGGACAGTCTTGGAAAACCGTTAAAACTGCACAGATTATACAAAGAGTCCTTTGCCCAACCCGAAGGAATTACATTTGCTCCCGATGGCACACTGTATATTTCCAATGAAGGAAAAAATGGTACCGCCAATATTTTGGAAGTAATATTTAACGAGGATAAATAA
- a CDS encoding ribonucleoside-diphosphate reductase subunit alpha, protein MNEQNLNLDTQTTKTNSEANNLVNARKEALHQTEKNEPKGFEWLTEHSRNFLASGYLTPGVTAEERIREIADRAEKILGIPGYSDKFYGYMSQGFFSLASPVWSNFGKKRGLPISCFGSHIDDDMGNILYTQSEVGMMSKLGGGTSGYFGKIRHRGAEVKNNGQASGAVHIMQLFESMVDVVSQGSVRRGRFSPYLPVEHPDIMEFLEIGTEGNPIQELTHGVTVTNQWMEEMIAGDVEKRSIWAKVLQRRGEMGYPYIFFKDNANNTAADVYKDKKLPIYASNLCTEIMLPSNDDWSFVCVLSSVNLLHYDKWKNTDAVETMVYFLDAVITEFVEKLEAYRDSESREDKQTFLFMERAYNFAKDNRALGLGVLGWHSLLQSKMLPLNSAEAYDLNSEIFRVIKEKSYKASEELAEKFGEPEVLKGYGRRNATLNAVAPTTSSAFILGQVSQGIEPIWSNVYVKDIAKIKTTIKNPFLEQLLEEKGFNTLEVWRNIRDYDGSVQHLDFLTDEEKDVFKTYSEIDQMDLIYQAANRQNHIDQGQSVNIIVHPEMPVKEINKIHVTAWKLGLKSLYYQHSMNAAQKFAQKKDCASCEA, encoded by the coding sequence ATGAACGAACAAAATCTAAACCTCGACACACAGACCACAAAAACAAATTCTGAAGCCAATAATCTTGTAAACGCTCGAAAGGAAGCGCTTCATCAGACCGAAAAAAACGAACCAAAAGGCTTTGAATGGCTTACGGAACACAGCCGTAATTTTTTGGCTTCAGGCTACCTAACTCCAGGTGTAACCGCAGAAGAACGAATTCGCGAAATAGCAGATAGAGCAGAGAAAATACTCGGTATTCCTGGGTATTCAGATAAATTTTACGGTTATATGTCTCAAGGATTTTTCTCTCTTGCCTCGCCTGTTTGGTCTAATTTCGGAAAAAAAAGAGGATTGCCCATTAGTTGTTTTGGCTCACATATAGACGACGATATGGGGAACATTCTATATACACAATCTGAAGTGGGCATGATGTCTAAACTCGGAGGTGGAACCTCTGGTTATTTCGGTAAAATTCGTCATCGTGGGGCCGAAGTAAAAAATAATGGACAAGCTTCGGGGGCAGTACATATCATGCAATTGTTTGAATCTATGGTCGATGTAGTTAGCCAAGGTTCGGTAAGACGCGGTCGTTTTTCTCCTTACTTACCTGTGGAACATCCAGATATTATGGAGTTTTTAGAAATAGGTACAGAAGGAAACCCCATTCAGGAACTAACCCATGGGGTTACCGTAACCAACCAATGGATGGAAGAAATGATTGCCGGCGATGTAGAAAAACGCTCCATTTGGGCAAAAGTGTTACAGCGTAGAGGCGAAATGGGCTACCCGTACATTTTCTTTAAAGACAATGCCAACAATACCGCTGCAGATGTTTATAAAGATAAAAAACTGCCTATCTATGCCAGTAATCTCTGCACCGAAATAATGTTGCCGTCTAATGACGATTGGTCGTTTGTGTGCGTACTTTCTTCGGTTAATTTGTTGCATTACGACAAGTGGAAAAATACAGATGCCGTAGAAACAATGGTATATTTCTTAGATGCAGTAATAACCGAATTTGTTGAAAAACTAGAAGCGTACCGCGATTCTGAAAGCAGAGAAGACAAACAAACTTTCCTGTTTATGGAACGGGCCTATAATTTTGCCAAAGACAACCGCGCTTTGGGCTTAGGAGTTTTAGGGTGGCATTCTTTATTACAATCTAAAATGCTGCCTTTAAATAGTGCGGAGGCATACGACCTAAACAGCGAAATATTTAGAGTTATTAAAGAAAAATCGTACAAAGCTTCGGAAGAATTGGCAGAAAAATTCGGCGAACCAGAAGTGCTTAAAGGCTATGGCAGGCGGAATGCAACCTTAAATGCGGTTGCGCCAACAACTTCGTCGGCTTTTATTTTGGGTCAGGTTTCACAAGGAATAGAACCTATATGGTCTAATGTTTATGTAAAGGACATTGCCAAAATAAAAACCACGATTAAAAATCCATTCTTGGAACAATTACTGGAAGAAAAAGGATTCAATACACTTGAAGTTTGGCGAAACATTCGCGATTATGACGGCTCTGTTCAGCATCTTGATTTTTTAACCGATGAAGAGAAAGATGTATTTAAAACTTATTCGGAAATAGATCAAATGGATTTAATTTACCAAGCTGCCAACCGTCAAAACCATATAGACCAAGGACAGTCCGTAAACATTATTGTACATCCAGAAATGCCAGTAAAAGAAATTAATAAAATACACGTTACAGCTTGGAAATTGGGATTAAAGTCATTGTATTACCAACATAGCATGAATGCCGCCCAAAAATTTGCGCAGAAAAAAGACTGTGCAAGTTGCGAAGCGTAA